ATGCGGAATTGGGCCGGAAAAAGCTGCAGCCGCCATCAGAAAGCTCGCAACGAAACCGAAGGCCGTGTTGAGCGCAGGGACTGCGGGGGGACTCGTTCCCACCCTGGAACGGACTCATCTGGTAGTCTCGTCGGAAACCGTATATGGACACGATCCGGCATCCATCTTACACTGCGATGAAGACCTGGTGAGAGATGTCTCCCGTGCGTGTACGCTTGAATCATGTTCCATGAGTGTTGCGCGCCTCGCAACCGTGCGAGAAGCCGTGTTCCCCCAAGAGGACCGAAAAAGATTACACGTGGAAACCGGAGCTCTAGCGGTAGATATGGAGAGCCATGCTATCGGAATCGAAGCATGCAGATTGGATGTTCCTTTTGTATCTCTTCGGGTTATTTCCGATGATTTTCATTCTCACCCTCTGCCCGGCATCCGGGAGACTCGCATACAGTGGAACGCCCCCTGCAGTTTACCCGGCGTTCTCAGGGCCAAATGGCATCGTCATCTTTTTCTCAGGAGATTTGCTTCTTCCATAGAAATACTTCACCCTGTGCTTGTGAGAATAGTTCGACAAATCTGTCCCCCGCCTCGATTAAGTGGATAGGGTGTCCAAAAGGTTAAAAATTATGTCAACTGCTATATAGCCGTTGATATACTTTATTCAAAATTGAACAATTATGCCATCAAGGCAAAATAAAAAATTGACTTCTTGCATTCCATTGTTTTAAGGTAACATTGCTAGCCTTGAAATTCGCCCGGCGGAACGACCGTATCCTCCTTGTTGGAGCCATACCCTTTTGTCTTAGCCGTCGGGCTTCTTTTTTGGCAATTCCATGACATCCGGCATGCTACAAATTCTTTCGATCAAATGTCACATATACAGATGAGGGTCACTGCCGATCAGTGAGAGAAGGACGGTACAGAGTGCTATGAGTGACGACAGTTCGACTCCCAATATAGATCCTGAACAGCCGACGGTTCAGGAAACCACAGCGCAGGAAATGCATTTGCGCGAGAGTCGAGCGGATCTCGTACTTTTCCTTGGAATCCTTTCTCTTTTCATGTGCGGTCCTCTGGGAATTATTGCCTGGATAGTCGCCAATTCGGACCTGAAAGGAATTCGGGCCGGAACGGTGTCTCCCCGACGGACGCGAATGCTTAAGACCGGAAAAGTTCTAGGCATACTGGGGGCAATTCTGTTCGTGGTCGCCATTGCAGGCGTTACCTTCACGGTACAGAAATATGATGGATTACCGGAGCTGTTGGGACCGCGACCATTGAAATCGAATCAATTCCCTTTTGTCGGAGAATGGTACGGAAACCAGGGAACGTATATTAAGATTTATCCTTCAGGCAAAGCAGATTATGTAACAGCGAATTCCCGGGTGCGCGGGGGAACTCTTACTATCACGGAACAAACATTGAGCATCGGATTTTTCGGGTTTTCAAAAACCTGGCATATAGAACGTCTTCCGGAGCATGCAAACGGATACTATGCAATGCAGTTGGACGGTGAGATATTCGTGAAAAAGAGTGAAGATATTCTGGTCCGATTCGACTGACCCAGACTAACCGAGTCCGTCGAATCGGTGTAAATGCATGATCTATTTTTTCAACAACTTTCGGAAGTGATAGCCGAATATCGCGTGGGATACTGCTTCTCCGAACGACTGACGATGAAAGAGGAACGCCTTTATCAAGAGCTTCCAATAGTAAATTTTGTTCTTGCCCTTGTCCAGAATACCCAGATAGAGAATTGAGTTAAAAAATGCCCTGATCTCCAAAAGCTGAAGACGTCTTCTGCGTACGGGCCGGTAATCCTTGAGGAATTCCAGAACCCTGTCATAGTACTCTCGTGGTGAGTAAATATAATTCAACACCGTTTGGTACCCGTCTCGTAAGATCTGAGCATCCATTTTGGGAATAAAATTCAGCGAACCGTCACAGTTATCACCAGTACAACCCTGTATAAGACGGCCTTCCGATTGCAGTCTCTTGTACAGGCGAGTTCCCGGAATAGCATTCAGAAGACCGATCATTGCCTTGGAAATGCCGCTATTCTGAATGAACTTGATCTGGCGCTCGAAGATGTTGGGAGGATCGTTGTCAAATCCGATAATAAAGCCGCCCATTACCTCCATGCCATGTCGCTGAATAGTCTTCACCGCCTCAAGGAGGTCTACGGATCTATTCTGGTGTTTGCCGCATTCCATGAGACTTTCTTCAGCCGGCGTTTCAAGTCCCAAAAATACACTGTCGAATCCCGCGGAGGTCATCAACTGCATGAGTTCCTCGTCCTGGGCGAGATTCACTGAAGCTTCCGTAAACAGAGAGAACGGATATTTTTTCGCTATTTGC
The sequence above is a segment of the Desulfomonile tiedjei DSM 6799 genome. Coding sequences within it:
- a CDS encoding B12-binding domain-containing radical SAM protein; amino-acid sequence: MKALLVYPAIPDTFWSFKHILKFIRKRAAHVPLGLLTIASMLPEDWQLRLIDMNAQDLSDRDIAWADVVLIGAMVIQRESVKDVASRAKAAGKLVIAGGPLFSSMWNEFDEIDHFVLSEAEITLPLFLEDFQAGRAKRVYDSDIKPDITKTPLPKWELLNMKLYASMSVQYSRGCPFDCEFCDIVNLNGRRPRVKSNEQMVREFEILYNLGWRGRLFIVDDNFIGNRVKVKSTLRTLTEWQIAKKYPFSLFTEASVNLAQDEELMQLMTSAGFDSVFLGLETPAEESLMECGKHQNRSVDLLEAVKTIQRHGMEVMGGFIIGFDNDPPNIFERQIKFIQNSGISKAMIGLLNAIPGTRLYKRLQSEGRLIQGCTGDNCDGSLNFIPKMDAQILRDGYQTVLNYIYSPREYYDRVLEFLKDYRPVRRRRLQLLEIRAFFNSILYLGILDKGKNKIYYWKLLIKAFLFHRQSFGEAVSHAIFGYHFRKLLKK